The nucleotide window CGTCGTACTCTTCATCCTCGATCTGCACCTGTCGCACCGTTCCGCCATAACTTTTCTCGATTACCGCCGCAACCACCTGGCGCAGAATATCCTCGCTCATCATTCCCCATCGCTGGCCCAGCGTGGCCACGGCATTGTTGAATTCCTTGCGCAGCATTTCCGTGCGTTCATCGATCAGTGTGCGCAGGTCCGCCACCTCGTGACGCAATCCCTCCTGCCCAGAGCGTAGTTCGTCCTGCCCAGAGCGCAGTTCGTCCTGTCCGGTGCGGAGGTCTGTGACCTCGCGTCGGAGTTCGTCCTGTCCGGTGCGGAGGTCTGTGACCTCGCGTCGGAGTTCATCCTGTCCGGTGCGGAGGTCTGTGACCTCGCGTCGGAGTTCATCCTGTCCGGTGCGGAGGTCTGTGACCTCGCGTCGGAGTTCATCCTGTCCGGTGCGGAGTTCATCCTGTCCGGTGCGGAGTTCATCCTGTCCGGTGCGGAGTTCATCCTGTCCGGTGCGGAGTTCATCCTGTCCGGTGCGGAGTTCATCCTGTCCGGTGC belongs to Caldilineales bacterium and includes:
- a CDS encoding DUF3782 domain-containing protein encodes the protein TGQDELRTGQDELRTGQDELRTGQDELRTGQDELRTGQDELRREVTDLRTGQDELRREVTDLRTGQDELRREVTDLRTGQDELRREVTDLRTGQDELRSGQDELRSGQEGLRHEVADLRTLIDERTEMLRKEFNNAVATLGQRWGMMSEDILRQVVAAVIEKSYGGTVRQVQIEDEEYDVVITNGSHILVEITARARQDVLRRLERKRKTYTEHTGIEPGRVILATAQIHISVARKLEQMGIEVIQPDVLIEGDTI